A stretch of the Nicotiana tabacum cultivar K326 chromosome 6, ASM71507v2, whole genome shotgun sequence genome encodes the following:
- the LOC107789084 gene encoding cytochrome c, translating to MASFAEAPPGNEAAGAKIFKTKCAQCHTVEQGAGHKQGPNLNGLFGRQSGTTAGYSYSAANKNMAVMWEEKTLYDYLLNPKKYIPGTKMVFPGLKKPQERADLIAYLKSATA from the exons ATGGCATCTTTCGCAGAGGCACCACCAGGTAACGAAGCAGCAGGGGCAAAGATCTTCAAGACCAAGTGTGCTCAATGCCATACTGTGGAACAAGGTGCTGGTCATAAACAAG GACCTAATTTGAATGGACTTTTTGGAAGGCAGTCTGGAACTACTGCTGGTTACTCCTACTCTGCTGCCAATAAGAATATGGCTGTGATGTGGGAAGAAAAGACTTTGTATGATTATTTGCTCAACCCCAAGAAG TACATACCTGGAACAAAGATGGTTTTCCCTGGTTTGAAGAAGCCACAGGAGCGTGCAGACCTCATTGCCTACCTGAAATCTGCTACTGCCTAA
- the LOC107789083 gene encoding uncharacterized protein LOC107789083 isoform X2, which produces MDSSNLTSLPEEGSEETHNLHSAFSSIPARLPSQTSSQKYAPLDWSDYFDREDDIQIPDSDDVFHVYMAGTEGPVVFCLHGGGYCGLSFALAASKLKEKARIVAMDLRGHGKSATQNDVDLSIKTLCGDVFSVLKTMYGDAPPAIVLVGHSMGGAVAVDVAAKKSLPSLAGLVVVDVVEIEWSVKSGSLRNIDSARVSIPNTLKYDESKKCYTHRARLEETEQYWREWYEGLSEKFLSSPVPKILLLAGTDRLDRALTIGQMQGKFQMVVVRHTGHAIQEDVPDEFATLLLNFISHNRIGPHGIEIPGLRRPPRSKP; this is translated from the exons ATGGATTCATCAAACCTTACATCACTTCCAGAAGAAGGCTCAGAAGAAACCCATAATCTCCATTCTGCCTTTTCTTCTATCCCTGCTCGCCTTCCCAGTCA GACATCTTCACAGAAATATGCACCTTTAGATTGGTCAGATTATTTCGATCGAGAAGATGATATTCAGATCCCAGACTCAGATGAT gtatttcatgtttatatggCAGGGACTGAAGGGCCTGTTGTTTTTTGCCTGCATGGTGGTGGTTATTGCGG GCTCTCATTTGCATTGGCAGCAAGCAAACTTAAGGAGAAAGCTAGGATAGTAGCCATGGATCTCAGGGGACATGGAAAGTCAGCTACACAAAATGACGTTGATTTGTCCATTAAG ACGCTATGCGGTGATGTGTTTTCTGTTTTGAAGACAATGTATGGAGATGCTCCGCCTGCAATTGTTCTTGTTGGCCACAG TATGGGAGGTGCAGTTGCAGTTGACGTTGCTGCAAAAAAATCACTTCCAAGTTTGGCTGGCTTGGTGGTTGTGGACGTTGTTGAG ATTGAATGGAGTGTCAAATCAGGCTCTTTGAGAAATATTGACTCTGCTCGTGTATCAATCCCCAACACATTGAAATATGATGAATCAAAAAAATG TTACACGCATAGAGCAAGACTGGAAGAAACTGAGCAGTATTGGAGAGAATG GTACGAAGGCCTTTCAGAAAAGTTTTTGTCATCTCCTGTTCCAAAGATATTGCTGTTAGCAGGGACAGACAGACTTGACAG AGCCCTCACAATAGGTCAAATGCAAGGGAAGTTCCAAATGGTGGTTGTCAGACACACAGGCCACGCTATACAG gaagatgttcctgatgaATTTGCTACTTTGCTACTCAATTTCATTTCCCATAATCGAATAGGCCCACATGGAATTGAG ATACCTGGACTTCGTCGACCCCCTCGGTCAAAACCTTGA
- the LOC107789083 gene encoding uncharacterized protein LOC107789083 isoform X1 has product MDSSNLTSLPEEGSEETHNLHSAFSSIPARLPSQTSSQKYAPLDWSDYFDREDDIQIPDSDDVFHVYMAGTEGPVVFCLHGGGYCGLSFALAASKLKEKARIVAMDLRGHGKSATQNDVDLSIKTLCGDVFSVLKTMYGDAPPAIVLVGHSMGGAVAVDVAAKKSLPSLAGLVVVDVVEGSAMASLIHMQKILSNRMQHFSTPEKAIEWSVKSGSLRNIDSARVSIPNTLKYDESKKCYTHRARLEETEQYWREWYEGLSEKFLSSPVPKILLLAGTDRLDRALTIGQMQGKFQMVVVRHTGHAIQEDVPDEFATLLLNFISHNRIGPHGIEIPGLRRPPRSKP; this is encoded by the exons ATGGATTCATCAAACCTTACATCACTTCCAGAAGAAGGCTCAGAAGAAACCCATAATCTCCATTCTGCCTTTTCTTCTATCCCTGCTCGCCTTCCCAGTCA GACATCTTCACAGAAATATGCACCTTTAGATTGGTCAGATTATTTCGATCGAGAAGATGATATTCAGATCCCAGACTCAGATGAT gtatttcatgtttatatggCAGGGACTGAAGGGCCTGTTGTTTTTTGCCTGCATGGTGGTGGTTATTGCGG GCTCTCATTTGCATTGGCAGCAAGCAAACTTAAGGAGAAAGCTAGGATAGTAGCCATGGATCTCAGGGGACATGGAAAGTCAGCTACACAAAATGACGTTGATTTGTCCATTAAG ACGCTATGCGGTGATGTGTTTTCTGTTTTGAAGACAATGTATGGAGATGCTCCGCCTGCAATTGTTCTTGTTGGCCACAG TATGGGAGGTGCAGTTGCAGTTGACGTTGCTGCAAAAAAATCACTTCCAAGTTTGGCTGGCTTGGTGGTTGTGGACGTTGTTGAG ggttcAGCAATGGCATCGTTGATTCATATGCAGAAGATTCTGTCGAACAGAATGCAGCATTTCTCTACCCCTGAAAAAGCG ATTGAATGGAGTGTCAAATCAGGCTCTTTGAGAAATATTGACTCTGCTCGTGTATCAATCCCCAACACATTGAAATATGATGAATCAAAAAAATG TTACACGCATAGAGCAAGACTGGAAGAAACTGAGCAGTATTGGAGAGAATG GTACGAAGGCCTTTCAGAAAAGTTTTTGTCATCTCCTGTTCCAAAGATATTGCTGTTAGCAGGGACAGACAGACTTGACAG AGCCCTCACAATAGGTCAAATGCAAGGGAAGTTCCAAATGGTGGTTGTCAGACACACAGGCCACGCTATACAG gaagatgttcctgatgaATTTGCTACTTTGCTACTCAATTTCATTTCCCATAATCGAATAGGCCCACATGGAATTGAG ATACCTGGACTTCGTCGACCCCCTCGGTCAAAACCTTGA
- the LOC107789083 gene encoding uncharacterized protein LOC107789083 isoform X3, producing MAGTEGPVVFCLHGGGYCGLSFALAASKLKEKARIVAMDLRGHGKSATQNDVDLSIKTLCGDVFSVLKTMYGDAPPAIVLVGHSMGGAVAVDVAAKKSLPSLAGLVVVDVVEGSAMASLIHMQKILSNRMQHFSTPEKAIEWSVKSGSLRNIDSARVSIPNTLKYDESKKCYTHRARLEETEQYWREWYEGLSEKFLSSPVPKILLLAGTDRLDRALTIGQMQGKFQMVVVRHTGHAIQEDVPDEFATLLLNFISHNRIGPHGIEIPGLRRPPRSKP from the exons atggCAGGGACTGAAGGGCCTGTTGTTTTTTGCCTGCATGGTGGTGGTTATTGCGG GCTCTCATTTGCATTGGCAGCAAGCAAACTTAAGGAGAAAGCTAGGATAGTAGCCATGGATCTCAGGGGACATGGAAAGTCAGCTACACAAAATGACGTTGATTTGTCCATTAAG ACGCTATGCGGTGATGTGTTTTCTGTTTTGAAGACAATGTATGGAGATGCTCCGCCTGCAATTGTTCTTGTTGGCCACAG TATGGGAGGTGCAGTTGCAGTTGACGTTGCTGCAAAAAAATCACTTCCAAGTTTGGCTGGCTTGGTGGTTGTGGACGTTGTTGAG ggttcAGCAATGGCATCGTTGATTCATATGCAGAAGATTCTGTCGAACAGAATGCAGCATTTCTCTACCCCTGAAAAAGCG ATTGAATGGAGTGTCAAATCAGGCTCTTTGAGAAATATTGACTCTGCTCGTGTATCAATCCCCAACACATTGAAATATGATGAATCAAAAAAATG TTACACGCATAGAGCAAGACTGGAAGAAACTGAGCAGTATTGGAGAGAATG GTACGAAGGCCTTTCAGAAAAGTTTTTGTCATCTCCTGTTCCAAAGATATTGCTGTTAGCAGGGACAGACAGACTTGACAG AGCCCTCACAATAGGTCAAATGCAAGGGAAGTTCCAAATGGTGGTTGTCAGACACACAGGCCACGCTATACAG gaagatgttcctgatgaATTTGCTACTTTGCTACTCAATTTCATTTCCCATAATCGAATAGGCCCACATGGAATTGAG ATACCTGGACTTCGTCGACCCCCTCGGTCAAAACCTTGA